In Gemmata obscuriglobus, a single genomic region encodes these proteins:
- a CDS encoding YgiQ family radical SAM protein: MSTAPTRIPLSLWQERYAAPFAPTTAAEVAARGWDAVDIVFVTGDAYVDHPSFAMAILHRVLEKAGFRVAILSQPDWKTCEPWRQFGRPRLFFAVSAGNMDSLINHYTANKKVRNDDAYSPGGRIGLRPDRATLPYCQRAREAFPGVPVIAGGVEASLRRLAHYDYWSDTVKRSILLDSKADLVVYGMGEGSIVTIAQKLKAGGTLRDLRALRGVTYALGAKESEAYAARTADASFELLPSFEQVRDSKEAFAEATRLIHTNTNPFNAATLVQFHDRQAVVQNPPALPISREEMDAVYDLPYNRRPHPSYTEPVPAHEMIKDSVTILRGCFGGCTFCSITAHQGRIIQSRSPESVLREVEKLAADPDFKGIISDIGGATANMYTMRCTLPEVEAKCKRLSCVHPTVCKLLGTDHGPLIELMREVRETEGVRKVLVSSGIRMDLAQLSPEYVRELAEHHTGGRLKVAPEHTSPKVLEAMKKPDIDNFGVFAEQFRQASADAGKPKQQIVPYFIASHPGSDLAEMIDLALYLKQNGYRPDQVQDFIPAPFDIATCMYYAGLDPFTKKPVQTAKNLTDRKMQRALMQFFKPENYFTVREALIQAGRADLIGGCNGLIPAQPPKEAIEARRKHANAAVGADHYHTVANPARGEKPGERGAEPAKTGYRPGRKSQKRRQEKRKGNSGPKP; the protein is encoded by the coding sequence ATGTCTACCGCTCCGACCCGCATTCCCCTCTCACTCTGGCAGGAGCGGTACGCGGCCCCGTTCGCGCCCACCACGGCGGCCGAGGTGGCGGCCCGCGGCTGGGACGCCGTCGACATCGTGTTCGTAACGGGGGACGCCTACGTCGACCACCCGAGCTTCGCGATGGCGATCCTGCACCGGGTGCTCGAAAAGGCCGGGTTCCGGGTCGCGATCCTGAGCCAACCGGACTGGAAAACCTGCGAGCCCTGGCGCCAGTTCGGCCGCCCGCGCCTGTTCTTCGCGGTGAGCGCGGGGAACATGGACTCGCTCATCAACCACTACACCGCGAACAAGAAGGTCCGCAACGACGACGCGTACTCGCCGGGCGGGCGCATCGGGCTGCGCCCGGACCGCGCCACCCTGCCCTACTGTCAGCGGGCGCGCGAGGCGTTCCCGGGCGTGCCGGTGATCGCCGGCGGGGTGGAAGCCTCGCTGCGGCGGCTGGCGCACTACGACTACTGGTCCGACACGGTGAAGCGGTCGATCCTGCTCGACTCGAAGGCCGATCTGGTCGTGTACGGGATGGGCGAGGGGAGCATCGTCACGATCGCGCAAAAGCTGAAGGCCGGCGGGACGCTGCGCGACCTCCGGGCCCTCCGCGGCGTCACGTACGCGCTGGGCGCGAAGGAGTCCGAAGCGTACGCCGCCCGCACCGCCGACGCGTCGTTCGAGCTGCTGCCGTCGTTCGAGCAGGTGCGCGACAGCAAGGAGGCGTTCGCCGAGGCGACGCGCCTGATCCACACCAACACGAACCCGTTCAACGCGGCGACGCTGGTGCAGTTTCACGACCGGCAGGCGGTGGTGCAGAACCCGCCCGCGCTGCCGATCTCGCGGGAGGAAATGGACGCGGTGTACGACCTGCCGTACAACCGCCGCCCGCACCCGAGCTACACGGAGCCGGTCCCCGCCCACGAGATGATCAAGGATTCGGTGACGATCCTGCGCGGGTGCTTCGGCGGCTGCACGTTCTGCTCGATCACGGCGCACCAGGGGCGGATCATCCAGAGCCGCTCGCCGGAGTCGGTCCTGCGCGAGGTGGAGAAGCTCGCGGCCGACCCGGACTTCAAGGGGATCATCTCGGACATCGGCGGCGCGACCGCGAACATGTACACGATGCGCTGCACGCTGCCGGAAGTGGAAGCGAAGTGCAAGCGGCTGTCGTGCGTCCACCCGACGGTGTGCAAGCTGCTCGGGACCGACCACGGCCCGCTGATCGAGCTCATGCGCGAGGTGCGCGAAACAGAAGGGGTGCGGAAGGTGCTGGTGTCCTCGGGCATCCGGATGGACCTGGCGCAACTCTCACCGGAATACGTTCGCGAGCTAGCCGAGCACCACACCGGCGGACGCTTGAAGGTCGCGCCCGAGCACACCAGTCCCAAGGTTCTGGAGGCGATGAAGAAGCCCGACATCGACAACTTCGGGGTGTTCGCCGAGCAGTTCCGCCAGGCGAGCGCCGACGCCGGCAAGCCGAAGCAGCAGATCGTGCCGTACTTCATCGCGAGCCACCCGGGCAGCGACCTCGCGGAGATGATCGACCTCGCCCTGTACCTGAAGCAGAACGGCTACCGCCCGGACCAGGTGCAGGACTTCATTCCCGCCCCGTTCGACATCGCGACGTGCATGTATTACGCGGGCCTCGACCCGTTCACCAAGAAGCCGGTGCAAACGGCCAAGAACCTGACCGACCGCAAGATGCAGCGGGCGCTCATGCAGTTCTTCAAGCCCGAGAACTACTTCACCGTCCGCGAGGCCCTGATCCAGGCCGGCCGCGCCGACCTCATCGGCGGGTGCAACGGCCTCATCCCCGCGCAGCCCCCGAAGGAAGCCATCGAAGCCCGCCGCAAGCACGCCAACGCGGCCGTGGGCGCGGACCACTACCACACCGTCGCCAACCCCGCCAGGGGCGAGAAGCCGGGCGAGCGCGGCGCCGAGCCGGCGAAGACGGGCTACCGCCCGGGGCGGAAGTCGCAGAAAAGGCGGCAGGAGAAGCGGAAAGGGAACTCCGGTCCGAAGCCGTAG
- a CDS encoding GNAT family N-acetyltransferase → MRVHEGVGVVNLQKANADSMGEFKAALQDSFRVAAEADLGRPLEAPFPPEEDIEQSISAAGAATYWIMADGRRVGGAVVVIDEVSNRNSLSFFFISTDRQGRGLGLQAWNAIEREYPNTRVWETVTAYFEKRNIHFYVNRCGFRIVEFYNRFHPDPNRVPGQAEEDGDSDEMFRFIKVMAPESN, encoded by the coding sequence ATGAGGGTGCATGAGGGTGTCGGAGTGGTGAACCTCCAGAAGGCCAACGCAGACTCCATGGGTGAGTTCAAGGCTGCGCTCCAGGACTCGTTCCGAGTGGCGGCCGAAGCCGACCTCGGTCGGCCGCTGGAAGCGCCTTTTCCACCTGAAGAGGACATCGAGCAGTCAATCTCTGCCGCCGGAGCTGCTACCTATTGGATCATGGCCGATGGTCGGCGTGTCGGCGGCGCAGTCGTGGTAATCGATGAGGTTAGCAATCGAAACTCGTTGTCGTTCTTTTTCATTTCGACGGACCGGCAGGGTCGTGGGCTGGGGCTTCAAGCCTGGAACGCAATCGAGAGGGAGTACCCGAACACCCGGGTTTGGGAGACCGTCACCGCGTATTTCGAGAAGCGAAACATCCACTTCTATGTAAACAGGTGCGGCTTCAGAATTGTAGAATTCTACAACAGGTTTCATCCCGACCCAAACCGAGTTCCAGGTCAGGCCGAGGAAGATGGTGATAGTGACGAGATGTTTAGATTCATAAAAGTGATGGCACCCGAGAGCAATTAG
- a CDS encoding DUF418 domain-containing protein: protein MSANVDEDSAGSRSERPRVQVLDALRGIAILGIFFINIPIMVESPGATSAKSTAPSPEHAGGGVGLLVDGTQRGLLQMLFGAGMLLLTARVARPDGPVAVADDYFRRNLWLLGIGLVHVFLVRWAYDIVHVYALAALFLFPFRLVRPITALLLGLTFAALTLVGTVPGFGGAAGPDFGSGVAAGALARDRAVEMWLTTFDGFGFWSVLLESLCTMLVGVALFKWGVLQGLRSRPFYLTLAVVAYAIGCTVRLTAPPPAGSGAPGGWDFGEVGRLSLAVGHIAAVNLAWQTAAGRWLLYPFIAAGRTALSLYVTQSVVGLWVLASLPGITWAAWAGGGQLVATAAAVVLVQLVLANLWVRFFKSGPVEWCWHRLLDLSRPSAINPRTAAGAVQADC from the coding sequence ATGAGCGCGAACGTTGACGAGGATTCTGCCGGCTCACGATCCGAGCGGCCGCGCGTGCAGGTCCTTGATGCCCTCCGCGGCATCGCCATCCTGGGCATCTTTTTCATCAACATCCCGATCATGGTGGAGTCACCGGGTGCGACCAGCGCGAAGTCGACGGCCCCCAGCCCCGAACACGCCGGAGGGGGCGTCGGGCTGCTGGTGGACGGGACGCAGCGCGGCCTGCTGCAGATGTTGTTTGGCGCGGGCATGCTCCTGTTGACGGCGAGGGTGGCCCGGCCGGACGGCCCCGTTGCGGTCGCCGACGACTACTTCCGCCGCAACCTGTGGCTGCTCGGCATCGGGCTCGTCCACGTCTTCCTGGTCCGGTGGGCTTACGACATCGTCCACGTCTACGCCTTGGCGGCCCTCTTCCTCTTCCCGTTCCGACTCGTCAGGCCCATCACGGCCCTGCTTCTGGGCCTGACCTTTGCGGCCCTCACGCTGGTCGGGACCGTCCCCGGCTTCGGCGGCGCGGCCGGCCCTGATTTCGGCTCGGGCGTCGCCGCGGGGGCGCTGGCCCGGGACCGGGCGGTTGAGATGTGGCTCACGACGTTCGACGGTTTCGGCTTCTGGTCGGTCCTCCTTGAGTCGCTCTGCACGATGCTCGTCGGCGTAGCACTGTTCAAGTGGGGCGTCCTACAGGGCCTTCGGTCGCGGCCCTTCTACCTGACGCTCGCCGTGGTCGCCTACGCCATCGGGTGCACGGTTCGTCTGACGGCCCCGCCGCCCGCGGGGTCCGGGGCGCCGGGCGGCTGGGACTTCGGCGAGGTGGGCCGGCTCTCCCTTGCGGTGGGGCACATCGCGGCGGTCAACTTGGCGTGGCAGACCGCGGCCGGCCGATGGCTCCTGTACCCGTTCATCGCCGCCGGCCGCACCGCTCTGTCGCTCTACGTCACGCAGAGCGTCGTGGGCCTGTGGGTGCTCGCCTCGCTCCCGGGGATCACCTGGGCCGCGTGGGCCGGGGGCGGCCAACTGGTGGCCACAGCGGCCGCCGTGGTGCTCGTTCAGTTAGTGCTGGCCAACCTGTGGGTCCGGTTCTTCAAGAGCGGACCGGTCGAGTGGTGCTGGCACCGGCTGCTCGACCTCAGCCGCCCTTCCGCAATTAACCCGCGAACAGCAGCAGGAGCGGTACAAGCCGATTGCTGA